The Acidobacteriota bacterium genome segment CTGTTTGAAGTTCCCGCCCCGCCCCGCGCCTGTGTCATTTTTTACGATGCCGAAAACGCACTGCCCCGGCTGGCCGGCTATGTCAACCTCCAGCGGGAACGGCTGACCGAAGTCCCGCACGCGGTCCTGTTTTGCGTTCGGGAATATGGTCTCCGGGAAATCGGACTTCACGCACCTGATTTTTTTTCCTGGAGCAGCGGAACCTGGGACATCACAACTCAGTCTCCAATCTCCGAGATTGAAATCCCACTGATGCCACTTGATGACCTGAGTGGCTTCAGAAATCGTGAGGAAGCTGAACAGAAACTTCATTTGTCTCAAGAGCTTTATGACGAATACAGTCAGCAGGAAAAGCCGGATCAGGTGTTTCTCGCTGATACATTACAGAAACAGGCTTCGGCGCTGTATTTTCTAGGACGATACAAAGAAAGTTTGCCGTTGTTGGAACAATCACTCACGATGTATGAATCACACCTTGGGCTCAACCATCAAAAAACTGTGATCGGGCTGACCACCCTGGCGGGTATGTATGGATTGAATGGGTCTTTCATTGAAGCTGAAAAAATGCTGAACCAGGCCGTGGAACTGAGTGCCCAATTCGATCCGGCAACAATTGTAAACTCCTTGCAGGCGCTCTCCGCTTTGTACAATTCACAGAAGAAATTTCAAGCCGCCCGTGACTTGCTGGACAGAGCACTGGTGATTTGCAGAAAGTCATTTGGCGATAACCACCCGACAACAGCCAGAAGTTTAAGTTACCTTGGCGCCTGGGCTTATAATCAAATGCGGTTTTCGGAAGCAATTGCCTACCTTGACGAAGCCCTGACTATTCGTGAAAAAGTCTTCGGAAAACAGCATCCAGCAACAGGTCAGATTCTGAACAACCTGGCGGTTCTTCATTCAGCCCAGGGAGAATTTGAAACGGCGAGAAACTTCTATGAGCAAGGATTAAACATTTGGAAGGCGACGTTGGGGGAAGATCATCCTTATACAGTGGTATTGATGAGAAACTATGCTGATTTGCTCCGTGACCTTGGTCATATGGAAGAGGCCAAACGGCTGGAAGAGAAAGTCGCTGGCGCCCGGTAGAATCCAGTTGAGCAAAATCAGAAAATACCCTACTTTGCACCTCACACTTGCCCCGACATCTTCAGCAACTTCAGCTTTTAACCAGCCCACCATGAGTTCCCAAGCACACACTGCGGCCCAGGCCATTTTCGCAGGTTTCGAAACCTATCAGCATACATTTCATGCCATCACGATCCGTGCCCAGACACGTTTTGAGCACCGCGACTGGCTCGGGATGCAAAACGATGCCGTTGAACGCCTGAACCTGTATAAAGCCACGGTGGATCAGGTCGTGGCCAATGTCCGGGCAGTTTTAAGCAACGATCTTGAAACCATCAAAACCTGGGAAGAAATGAAAAGCCTGTATTCGCAGTTGATTATCTGTCGTGATGACTGGGAACAGGCAGAAACTTACTTTAACTCCATCACCCGGCGGATTTTTGCCACGGTCGGGGTGAATCCAAGAATCGAGTTTGTTGATACTGATTATTCCATTCCTCCAAACCTTGCGAAACATTCGGTGTATCGCCGTTATCCGTTTCATCCGAATCGAACACAACTCGTCGAGTTGATTTTGAGGGATGTTCCCTTTGCCACGCCGTTTGAAAACCTTCACCGGGACGCGCAACTGGTCTCAAATCAGTTGGAACGACATCTCGAAGAAATTCACGCCTGGCCCTATGTTGAACAAGCCGAAGTCGTATCCGCCGTATTTTATCGCGGTCAGGAAGCCTATCTGGTCGGAAGGCTCCGCTGTGGCGCCAATCTGGTGCCGCTGGTGCTGGTCCTGATCAATACTCCGACGGGTGTGGTAGTTGATGCCGTGCTCTTTGAAGAAAATGACATCAGCATGATCTTTAGCTTTACCCGGTCGTATTTTCACGTCGAAGTGGATCGCCCGCATGATCTGGTGGCATTTCTCAAATCAATTTTGCCGCGCAAACCCAAAGCCGAACTCTATAACGCCATTGGCTACAATAAGCATGGGAAAACCGTGCTCTATCGGGATTTGCTCCACCATCTGGCGCATAGCAAGGAAAATTTTGAAATTGCCCGCGGTGAACGAGGCATGGTGATGATTGTCTTTACCCTGCCGCATTACGATCTGGTATTTAAGATCATTAAAGATCAGTTTACCTATCCGAAAACTGCCACTCGCCAGGAAGTCATTTCCAAATACCAGCTTGTTTCAAAACACGACCGCGCCGGGCGACTGATTGACGCCCAGGAATATGAATTTCTTGAACTGGAGCGCCGTCGCTTTTCGGAGGAATTACTGGACGAACTCCTCAACGTCGCTGGCCAAACCGTCAAAATCGAAGGCGATTGGGTCATCATCAAACATGTTTTTCTGGAACGCCGGGTCACCCCCCTGAATGTATTTTTGCGGGAAGCCAAACCAGCCCAGGCCGAGGCTGCCGTGATTGATTACGGCAATTCAATTAAAGATTTGATCTCAACCAATATCTTCCCTGGCGATATTCTGCTCAAAAACTTTGGCGTCACTCGCCACGGACGGGTGGTTTTTTATGATTATGACGAATTGTGCCTTTTGACCGACTGTATCTTTCGAAAGATTCCGCGTGGTCGGTCCTATGAAGATGATATTTCGTCTGACCCCTGGTTTAGCGTCGGAGAAAATGACATCTTCCCTGAAGAATTTCAAAACTTCCTGCAGTTGACCGGAAAGCAACGCGAAGTCTTTCTTCAACTCCACGGAGACCTG includes the following:
- a CDS encoding tetratricopeptide repeat protein produces the protein MSISSSTRSSFQAEIAEALRGLEILIEHTTVHILAFIRYQRTSERETALTLLREHVKIPVWEFRLSPEQDDPIKLLFEVPAPPRACVIFYDAENALPRLAGYVNLQRERLTEVPHAVLFCVREYGLREIGLHAPDFFSWSSGTWDITTQSPISEIEIPLMPLDDLSGFRNREEAEQKLHLSQELYDEYSQQEKPDQVFLADTLQKQASALYFLGRYKESLPLLEQSLTMYESHLGLNHQKTVIGLTTLAGMYGLNGSFIEAEKMLNQAVELSAQFDPATIVNSLQALSALYNSQKKFQAARDLLDRALVICRKSFGDNHPTTARSLSYLGAWAYNQMRFSEAIAYLDEALTIREKVFGKQHPATGQILNNLAVLHSAQGEFETARNFYEQGLNIWKATLGEDHPYTVVLMRNYADLLRDLGHMEEAKRLEEKVAGAR
- the aceK gene encoding bifunctional isocitrate dehydrogenase kinase/phosphatase, with amino-acid sequence MSSQAHTAAQAIFAGFETYQHTFHAITIRAQTRFEHRDWLGMQNDAVERLNLYKATVDQVVANVRAVLSNDLETIKTWEEMKSLYSQLIICRDDWEQAETYFNSITRRIFATVGVNPRIEFVDTDYSIPPNLAKHSVYRRYPFHPNRTQLVELILRDVPFATPFENLHRDAQLVSNQLERHLEEIHAWPYVEQAEVVSAVFYRGQEAYLVGRLRCGANLVPLVLVLINTPTGVVVDAVLFEENDISMIFSFTRSYFHVEVDRPHDLVAFLKSILPRKPKAELYNAIGYNKHGKTVLYRDLLHHLAHSKENFEIARGERGMVMIVFTLPHYDLVFKIIKDQFTYPKTATRQEVISKYQLVSKHDRAGRLIDAQEYEFLELERRRFSEELLDELLNVAGQTVKIEGDWVIIKHVFLERRVTPLNVFLREAKPAQAEAAVIDYGNSIKDLISTNIFPGDILLKNFGVTRHGRVVFYDYDELCLLTDCIFRKIPRGRSYEDDISSDPWFSVGENDIFPEEFQNFLQLTGKQREVFLQLHGDLFQVKFWKSIQDRLRAGEVIRILPYLPDKSLTR